The Lysinibacillus pakistanensis genome includes a window with the following:
- a CDS encoding M15 family metallopeptidase, whose product MKKSRLLLIIGAIISVALIVSIFVVYNYKNKQVSNEPEKQSLTTEPTKNDSVATEEPKKTTEKPSEPEQQPDENGYLPNQTLPTEPTYINGILLANKIYPLPSTFAPGENKEARQELDKMLAAAKKQGFDFVAFSGYRSFDYQTTLYNNYVNRDGQAAADRYSARPGYSEHQTGLAFDIGERGKENLWLTEEFGETPAGQWLLTNAQDYGFILRFPKNKEDITGYMYESWHYRYVGVDIAKEIKKKDITLEEYLGVK is encoded by the coding sequence GTGAAAAAAAGTCGTCTATTACTCATTATTGGTGCTATCATTTCAGTAGCACTAATTGTTTCTATTTTCGTAGTTTATAACTATAAAAATAAGCAAGTAAGTAATGAACCAGAGAAGCAGTCATTAACAACCGAACCAACAAAAAATGATTCAGTTGCAACGGAAGAGCCGAAAAAAACAACAGAAAAGCCTTCGGAACCAGAGCAACAACCTGATGAAAATGGATATTTACCAAATCAAACATTACCCACTGAACCTACGTATATTAATGGTATTTTACTAGCAAATAAAATATATCCACTCCCGTCTACCTTTGCGCCAGGAGAAAATAAGGAAGCGCGTCAAGAATTAGATAAAATGCTAGCTGCTGCTAAAAAACAGGGTTTTGATTTTGTGGCATTTAGTGGCTATCGGTCCTTTGACTATCAAACAACATTATATAACAATTATGTGAATCGTGATGGACAGGCAGCAGCAGACCGGTATAGTGCGCGACCAGGTTACTCAGAGCATCAAACAGGTTTAGCCTTTGATATTGGAGAGCGTGGCAAAGAGAATCTATGGCTGACTGAGGAGTTTGGAGAAACACCAGCAGGGCAATGGTTATTGACAAATGCTCAAGATTACGGATTTATATTACGATTCCCAAAAAACAAGGAAGATATTACTGGGTATATGTATGAGTCATGGCATTATCGCTATGTGGGTGTTGATATTGCAAAAGAAATTAAGAAGAAAGATATAACTTTAGAAGAATATTTAGGTGTGAAATAA
- the cls gene encoding cardiolipin synthase, with translation MSIFTDVEYLVPLIMFVNILAALTIIFLERKDATSTWAWILVLFFLPLAGFILYLLLGRQLRKKHLFRWEGRKDIGIDNLISYQMDAIRDDTFEFRIENAENYKEMIYMHLKTNNAVLTQDNSIKIFDDGADKFEQLLKDIEAAKDHIHIQYYIFRLDDLGTRIVDKLIKKAKQGVKVRLLYDEMGSRNVKRRHFKELLNAGGEVEVFFPSIFPLLNPRLNFRNHRKIVVIDGRIGFIGGFNVGDEYLGLQKKFGYWRDTHLRIEGSAVHPLQTRFLLDWNQACAQQKMGYSDRYFPAIPKKGDVGLQIVSSGPDSDWEQIKIGYLKLINMAQKYIYIQTPYFIPDVSFLDAIKIATLSGIDVRIMIPNKPDHMFVYWATYSYVGQLLRAGAKVYIYEKGFIHAKAIIIDDEASTVGTANIDVRSFSLNFEVNAFIYDPTISHQLAELFEKDIFDCTELTWEMYQNRSNLIKFKESISRLLTPIL, from the coding sequence ATGAGCATTTTTACAGATGTGGAATATCTAGTACCTTTAATTATGTTTGTAAATATTTTAGCAGCATTGACAATTATTTTTTTAGAACGTAAAGATGCTACTTCTACATGGGCATGGATTCTCGTACTATTCTTCCTTCCATTAGCTGGTTTTATTCTATACTTACTTCTTGGCCGACAGCTAAGAAAAAAGCATTTATTCCGTTGGGAAGGACGGAAGGATATAGGGATTGATAATCTTATCAGCTATCAAATGGATGCGATTCGAGATGATACATTCGAGTTTCGTATTGAGAATGCGGAAAATTATAAAGAAATGATTTATATGCATCTGAAAACAAATAATGCAGTGCTAACGCAGGACAACTCCATTAAAATTTTTGACGATGGTGCAGATAAATTTGAACAGCTACTAAAAGATATTGAAGCAGCAAAGGACCATATCCACATCCAATATTATATTTTTCGTTTAGATGACTTAGGTACCCGTATTGTCGATAAGCTGATTAAAAAGGCAAAACAAGGTGTAAAGGTTCGTCTCTTATATGATGAAATGGGCTCACGAAATGTTAAAAGGCGCCATTTCAAGGAATTACTTAATGCAGGTGGCGAGGTAGAAGTATTTTTCCCATCCATCTTCCCCCTTCTAAACCCTCGTTTAAACTTTAGAAATCACCGAAAAATCGTTGTTATTGATGGACGTATTGGTTTTATTGGTGGCTTTAATGTAGGAGATGAATATCTAGGTCTACAAAAGAAGTTTGGCTATTGGAGAGATACACATTTACGTATTGAGGGTAGTGCTGTACACCCACTGCAAACACGCTTTTTATTAGACTGGAATCAAGCTTGTGCACAGCAAAAAATGGGGTATTCAGATAGATATTTTCCAGCTATCCCCAAAAAAGGCGATGTAGGTCTACAAATCGTTTCAAGTGGGCCAGATTCTGACTGGGAACAGATTAAAATTGGTTATTTAAAGCTTATTAACATGGCCCAAAAATACATTTATATTCAAACACCATATTTTATTCCTGATGTTAGCTTTTTAGATGCTATTAAAATTGCTACATTATCGGGTATTGACGTACGTATTATGATTCCAAATAAGCCTGATCATATGTTTGTTTATTGGGCTACTTATTCATATGTTGGACAATTATTGCGAGCAGGAGCAAAAGTATATATTTATGAAAAAGGCTTTATTCATGCGAAAGCCATTATTATTGACGATGAAGCCTCTACTGTTGGAACTGCCAATATCGATGTCCGAAGCTTCAGTTTGAATTTTGAAGTAAATGCATTCATTTATGACCCAACCATTTCACACCAGCTAGCTGAGCTATTTGAAAAGGATATTTTTGATTGTACCGAATTAACATGGGAAATGTATCAGAACCGTTCCAATTTAATAAAATTTAAAGAATCCATTTCTCGCCTACTAACACCTATATTGTAA
- a CDS encoding Lmo0850 family protein gives MKKEVDLKKIVSNLSKLGVTATVTKSRLELLKVLTPPTQTPQVQA, from the coding sequence ATGAAAAAAGAAGTAGATTTGAAAAAGATTGTTTCGAATTTATCTAAGTTGGGTGTAACAGCCACTGTAACAAAGTCTCGACTTGAACTTTTAAAAGTGCTCACACCACCAACGCAAACACCGCAAGTTCAAGCTTAA
- a CDS encoding YwqG family protein, translating into MMNKTTNLLLPKELELLRFEIENTLLSSMIITPYKHSTTLTESKFAGVPYLPYYQTYPKDITGEPMRLLAQINFAEMPPLRDFPTQGILQFYISSNIFVNADHYHEDIFQQFYKIRFYPTVNSEVAMPVQEFITYSKDWFPIHQELALQFRPSQEPVSALDYRAIRYLPNLIPSQVDIDLQEIYLQHFLGAGAKIGGYGYFLEDDIRHESKLLQRYDVLLLQIDSNDELGIMWADSGVGKFFINREKLLQKDFSDILFQWEHY; encoded by the coding sequence ATGATGAATAAAACCACAAATCTTTTACTTCCAAAAGAGCTAGAATTGCTTCGTTTCGAAATTGAAAATACACTGCTTTCATCCATGATTATTACACCTTATAAGCATTCAACGACCTTAACAGAAAGTAAATTTGCTGGTGTACCATATTTACCGTATTATCAGACATATCCTAAAGACATTACAGGTGAGCCAATGCGGCTATTAGCGCAAATCAACTTTGCTGAAATGCCACCACTAAGGGATTTTCCAACTCAGGGTATTCTTCAGTTTTATATTTCGTCTAATATTTTTGTGAATGCAGATCATTACCACGAAGATATTTTTCAGCAGTTTTATAAAATTAGATTTTACCCTACTGTAAATTCTGAAGTGGCAATGCCCGTACAAGAATTTATAACATATTCAAAAGATTGGTTCCCTATTCATCAAGAATTAGCTTTACAATTCAGACCATCACAGGAACCTGTGTCAGCTTTAGATTATCGCGCTATACGTTATTTGCCTAATTTAATACCTTCACAGGTGGATATTGATTTACAGGAAATTTATCTGCAACATTTTTTAGGAGCCGGAGCTAAAATTGGTGGCTATGGTTATTTTTTAGAGGATGATATCCGTCATGAATCAAAGCTCCTTCAACGCTATGATGTCTTGTTACTTCAAATTGACTCAAACGATGAACTCGGTATTATGTGGGCAGATAGTGGTGTAGGGAAATTTTTTATCAATCGTGAAAAGCTACTTCAAAAGGATTTTTCTGATATTTTATTTCAATGGGAGCATTATTAA
- a CDS encoding FtsW/RodA/SpoVE family cell cycle protein, whose protein sequence is MENKRNFANRFDWTLAFILFTFLVISLLAIASAQTSGQYGINYVPKQLQWYVIGAVIIGIVMFFEPDQYKKMSWYMYGAGIALLVLLIFMPEGKGQIGEPVNGAKSWYHTPMGNIQPSEFMKTFYILALARLISKHHEFYSLRSLKTDFILLAKIAVTLIVPLALIMQQPDLGSALVFFAITAAIIIVAGISWKIILPTLFGGAVAGGTLLWMAIYMQDFLEKTFGFKTYQFARIYSWLDPYSYSSSKGYHLITSLNAIGSGEIFGKGFRGREVYVAENHTDFIFTVIGEEWGFVGASIVICIFFLLIYHLTKTTLLLKDPFSTYVCAGIIAMITFHVFENIGMTIQLLPITGIPLPFISYGGSSLMGNALAIGLVFSMRFHYRTYMFTTHDEDD, encoded by the coding sequence ATGGAAAATAAACGAAATTTCGCGAATCGTTTTGATTGGACGCTTGCTTTTATACTTTTTACCTTCCTGGTCATTAGTTTGCTAGCCATTGCATCGGCACAAACATCCGGGCAATATGGCATTAACTATGTTCCTAAACAGCTACAATGGTACGTAATTGGTGCAGTAATAATTGGTATAGTTATGTTTTTTGAGCCTGATCAATATAAAAAAATGTCATGGTATATGTATGGTGCAGGTATCGCTCTGTTAGTACTTCTTATTTTCATGCCTGAAGGAAAAGGACAAATAGGTGAGCCTGTAAACGGTGCAAAAAGCTGGTATCATACTCCAATGGGAAATATACAACCCTCTGAATTTATGAAAACTTTTTACATTTTAGCACTTGCCCGTCTTATTAGTAAGCATCATGAATTTTATTCATTGCGGTCATTAAAAACAGATTTTATATTATTAGCAAAAATTGCTGTTACATTGATAGTTCCGTTAGCACTGATTATGCAACAGCCTGACCTTGGTTCAGCCCTTGTATTTTTTGCCATTACAGCTGCGATTATTATTGTAGCAGGTATATCCTGGAAAATAATTTTGCCAACCCTTTTTGGCGGAGCTGTCGCTGGTGGTACACTTTTATGGATGGCGATCTATATGCAGGATTTTTTAGAGAAAACATTCGGCTTTAAGACGTATCAGTTTGCCCGAATCTATTCGTGGTTAGATCCCTATTCATATTCCTCAAGTAAGGGTTATCATTTAATTACTTCCCTTAATGCTATTGGCTCTGGTGAAATTTTTGGTAAAGGTTTCAGAGGTCGTGAAGTTTACGTTGCCGAAAACCATACCGATTTCATATTCACTGTTATTGGCGAAGAATGGGGTTTTGTTGGTGCTAGTATTGTTATCTGTATTTTCTTCTTATTAATTTATCATTTAACAAAAACGACATTATTATTAAAAGATCCGTTTTCAACCTATGTATGTGCTGGTATTATTGCCATGATTACGTTCCACGTATTCGAAAACATTGGTATGACGATTCAGTTATTACCGATAACAGGTATTCCTCTACCTTTTATTAGTTATGGCGGTAGTTCATTAATGGGGAACGCCCTCGCTATCGGTCTGGTCTTTAGCATGCGCTTCCACTATCGTACCTACATGTTTACTACTCATGATGAAGATGATTGA
- the yidC gene encoding membrane protein insertase YidC: MKNLKLFSMLGLVVFVLSGCQAVQNKEGFFYSIFVKPMEFLLEFFGNTIFSGSYGLAIIAITVLIRLVLMPIMLKNYRQQQLMKTKMDAFKPEMEAVQKKMKEAKTKEEQMQHQQEMMALYQKHGINPLNMGCLPMLIQMPIIMGLYFSILYSADVKSHEFLWFSLGSPDIVMTIIAGIVYLVQARVSLWTVPEQQKAQMKMFIYISPIMIVFISMSSMAALPLYWSVSGALLIIQTYIGRKYYSEHPEKASS; the protein is encoded by the coding sequence ATGAAAAATTTGAAGCTATTTTCAATGCTTGGACTTGTCGTTTTTGTTCTTAGTGGCTGTCAAGCTGTGCAAAACAAAGAAGGTTTTTTCTATAGTATTTTTGTGAAGCCTATGGAATTTTTATTGGAGTTTTTCGGAAATACTATTTTTTCAGGTAGCTATGGTCTGGCGATTATTGCTATTACAGTGCTGATTCGTTTAGTTTTAATGCCGATTATGTTAAAAAATTATCGTCAGCAACAATTAATGAAAACGAAAATGGACGCGTTTAAACCTGAAATGGAAGCTGTTCAGAAGAAAATGAAGGAAGCAAAGACAAAAGAAGAGCAAATGCAGCACCAGCAAGAAATGATGGCATTATATCAAAAGCATGGCATCAATCCACTAAACATGGGATGTTTACCAATGTTAATTCAAATGCCAATTATCATGGGTCTTTATTTCTCAATTTTATACTCAGCTGATGTGAAATCACATGAATTTTTATGGTTTAGCTTAGGATCGCCTGATATTGTAATGACGATTATTGCAGGTATTGTGTATTTAGTTCAAGCTCGTGTGTCATTATGGACAGTACCAGAGCAGCAAAAAGCACAAATGAAAATGTTTATTTATATTTCACCGATTATGATTGTCTTTATCTCGATGTCGTCAATGGCAGCACTACCACTGTATTGGTCTGTCAGCGGTGCTTTACTGATTATTCAAACCTACATCGGTCGAAAGTATTATTCGGAACATCCGGAAAAAGCAAGTTCATAA
- a CDS encoding MFS transporter: MKKAILLLMSVQFLVYLGFGIIIPVLPEVIVQHNWDELHVGGLLTVYSLASFFTAPLWGMLSDKVGRKQLILMGLVGFSLSFVIFSLFIDNLVILYVSRVVGGLFSGALYTAVTGFVGDTSSEEDRNKYMGLMGMSIGLGFIFGPAIGGMLGHYSLQLPFTSSALLIALLFIYASFVLKEPEKRKDTNKRAIVPKGAGKMLQYRVRYLFLFSFLVTFMLAGVEATFQLFQIDRIQITPLQIGYLFMFSGFVDAAIQGGVVRRIKNGRETAWIIGAQIVTAIGMLLFTLTANLFMAGLALCFFTAGNALARTCVVSLSSKESGGQYGTAAGLSYSMDNLGRILGPLFFTWLFTVQSSLGYYTSAAIAVVSISIIFIYKASNKSLRLE; encoded by the coding sequence ATGAAAAAAGCAATTTTATTATTAATGTCTGTTCAATTCCTCGTGTATTTAGGATTTGGGATTATAATACCTGTCTTACCAGAGGTTATTGTCCAGCATAATTGGGACGAATTACATGTAGGCGGCTTACTAACAGTTTACTCCCTTGCAAGTTTCTTCACTGCACCACTTTGGGGTATGCTCTCTGATAAGGTAGGGCGTAAACAGCTTATTTTAATGGGTCTAGTTGGTTTTAGTTTAAGCTTTGTAATTTTCTCTTTATTTATAGATAATCTAGTAATTTTATACGTTTCACGTGTTGTGGGTGGTTTATTCTCAGGCGCATTATATACAGCAGTAACAGGCTTCGTTGGTGATACGTCAAGTGAGGAAGACCGCAATAAATATATGGGTCTAATGGGCATGTCCATCGGTCTTGGTTTTATTTTTGGTCCAGCAATCGGTGGTATGCTAGGCCACTATAGCTTACAATTACCCTTTACTAGTTCAGCACTATTAATTGCACTATTATTTATTTATGCAAGCTTCGTCTTAAAAGAACCTGAAAAACGAAAAGATACAAATAAACGCGCCATTGTGCCAAAAGGCGCTGGTAAAATGCTGCAATATCGAGTGCGTTATTTGTTTTTGTTCTCTTTTTTAGTGACTTTTATGCTGGCTGGAGTAGAGGCTACATTCCAGCTGTTTCAAATCGATCGCATTCAAATTACCCCATTACAAATTGGTTATTTATTTATGTTTAGCGGTTTTGTAGATGCAGCTATTCAAGGTGGGGTTGTAAGAAGGATTAAAAATGGACGTGAGACAGCCTGGATAATAGGTGCCCAAATCGTAACTGCAATCGGTATGCTGTTATTCACTTTAACAGCTAACTTATTTATGGCCGGTCTTGCCCTTTGTTTCTTTACTGCAGGCAATGCACTTGCAAGAACGTGTGTTGTATCACTGTCATCGAAAGAATCAGGAGGCCAATACGGAACTGCAGCAGGACTTTCCTATTCTATGGATAATCTAGGACGCATTCTAGGTCCATTATTCTTCACTTGGCTATTTACAGTCCAATCCAGCCTTGGTTATTATACTTCAGCAGCAATAGCTGTCGTTTCAATAAGTATCATATTTATCTATAAAGCTTCAAATAAATCTTTACGACTTGAATAA